One Oceanicoccus sagamiensis genomic region harbors:
- a CDS encoding retropepsin-like aspartic protease family protein, translating into MNSSQDNTSPRKMGITMFILAWAILFIMGIVFFDDLLATQINPNRKPDSRTTLEGTKEIVLQSNQQHHYVANGLINGHKTVFLLDTGATDVVIPQSLAQKIGLKASGQQQAYTANGRVTVYRTTLASLQIGDIKLQDINASINPAMDKQVVLLGMSALKRLEFTQRGETLILRQYDD; encoded by the coding sequence ATGAACAGCTCTCAGGACAACACCAGCCCCCGTAAAATGGGTATTACCATGTTTATTTTGGCTTGGGCCATACTCTTTATAATGGGAATTGTCTTTTTTGACGATCTGCTGGCCACCCAAATTAACCCCAATCGCAAGCCGGATAGCCGCACTACTCTGGAGGGTACCAAGGAGATTGTGCTGCAATCCAATCAGCAACACCACTATGTTGCCAATGGGCTGATTAACGGCCATAAAACCGTCTTTTTATTGGATACTGGAGCTACTGACGTGGTTATCCCGCAGTCTTTAGCTCAAAAAATAGGCTTAAAAGCAAGCGGCCAGCAACAAGCCTATACCGCCAATGGCAGAGTAACAGTCTACAGAACGACATTAGCCTCACTACAGATAGGCGACATAAAATTGCAAGATATCAATGCCAGTATCAACCCAGCCATGGACAAACAGGTGGTATTACTCGGTATGAGCGCACTAAAACGGTTAGAATTTACCCAACGAGGCGAGACACTTATTCTCAGACAATACGATGACTGA
- a CDS encoding DUF1631 domain-containing protein has translation MADNTTKVVQLNSHPGHSAEEGADNVLFARLPAPFTDTKDRGKQSLQPLLQALFDNIDDALFELADRAEHNAEQNMYFESMRELRIKRRGMELCFGKEIDNAFSLLLTAVEAIPTLEATEQVSIDNLSLVADDELEELVAADNMVAKAERECSLGIKQLTTRLDTLIEGQSVTIKNNPFGPAVICQSFIEVCKTLDLDIKAKLVLFKLFDRYVMAQLQQVHEQCNSVLIEGGILANLGGDKRTAEQSVGSETAHAKNPSAAEPPNSDVFADLQNLLHGLPQPSASAGSGLVAPGQAPQIPRDTLMQLLQAVQKSLTPQMAQQQQQAMQGVGPQQLDIQQTLSSLLIAKMPEKPMSIGQVDDDAINLVAMLFQFILDDRNLAAPMKALISRLQIPIIKVSMLDKSFFSKGGHPARKLLNEIANASLGWVPNGNIERDPLYKKVSAVVEKIQQEYTSDSALFQDVLADFIVFLEMDKRRIQLIEQRTINAEDGKAKSELARNTVQNALNERVAGKSLPKVVVTLLEQAWSNVLFLICLKDGEDDSNWHEALQVVDDLLWSVEPMENTAARQQLLTMVPQLLKNLRAGLTKIAYNPFDMNQLFTDLEAIHLSQLKELNTVKLEVTEQESKVRAKEVIARQTKAIEKTLDQILEERDGGSISLEALDAELDEQLAGFDALGDLVAKSVDDTAEAADTAVEEQEHPVVKDDKLARHVVEKLVVNGASDTDSEEVIDISSDDPCLVVVDNMAMGNWVELHQDDNKKFRCRLAAIIRSTGKYIFVNRSGMKVAEYDRMSLAQAIKERKIGMLDEGLLFDRALESVIGNLRNANKTGS, from the coding sequence ATGGCGGATAACACAACAAAAGTTGTACAGCTTAATAGCCATCCTGGTCATTCGGCCGAGGAGGGGGCTGATAACGTACTGTTTGCTCGTTTACCTGCCCCTTTTACTGATACTAAAGACCGTGGCAAGCAATCCCTGCAGCCATTACTTCAGGCTCTATTCGACAATATTGATGACGCATTATTTGAGTTAGCTGATCGTGCTGAACACAATGCCGAACAAAATATGTATTTTGAGTCCATGCGTGAGTTACGTATTAAGCGCCGCGGCATGGAGCTGTGCTTTGGTAAAGAAATCGATAATGCCTTTAGCTTGTTACTGACTGCTGTAGAGGCCATCCCTACACTGGAAGCTACTGAACAGGTCAGTATTGATAATTTGTCATTGGTCGCAGATGATGAATTAGAAGAGTTAGTGGCTGCCGATAATATGGTGGCCAAGGCGGAGAGAGAGTGTTCGCTAGGCATAAAACAGTTAACGACTCGTCTGGACACCTTGATTGAGGGGCAGTCGGTCACCATCAAGAATAACCCCTTCGGCCCTGCTGTCATTTGTCAGTCCTTTATCGAAGTATGCAAAACACTGGATTTGGACATTAAGGCCAAGCTGGTTCTATTTAAATTGTTTGACCGTTATGTAATGGCGCAATTACAGCAGGTGCATGAACAGTGTAATAGTGTCCTGATTGAGGGGGGCATATTAGCCAATTTGGGCGGCGATAAGCGCACCGCTGAGCAGTCAGTGGGGTCAGAGACTGCTCATGCCAAAAATCCCAGTGCAGCAGAACCGCCTAATAGTGATGTGTTTGCAGACCTCCAGAATTTATTGCATGGGCTGCCCCAGCCTTCTGCTTCAGCTGGCAGTGGCCTCGTTGCTCCCGGGCAGGCACCGCAAATTCCCCGCGATACTCTGATGCAGTTATTACAGGCGGTACAAAAATCCCTGACCCCACAAATGGCTCAGCAACAGCAGCAGGCTATGCAGGGTGTTGGTCCGCAGCAGTTGGATATTCAGCAAACGCTAAGCAGCCTGTTAATTGCCAAAATGCCTGAAAAACCCATGAGCATTGGTCAGGTCGATGATGACGCGATTAACCTTGTGGCCATGTTATTTCAGTTTATTTTGGATGATAGAAACTTAGCTGCACCAATGAAGGCTCTCATCTCTCGTTTGCAAATTCCTATTATCAAAGTGTCTATGCTGGACAAGTCATTTTTCAGTAAAGGTGGTCATCCGGCAAGAAAACTGCTGAATGAAATCGCCAATGCCAGTTTAGGTTGGGTGCCCAACGGCAATATCGAACGTGACCCCCTATACAAAAAAGTATCAGCAGTGGTGGAAAAAATACAGCAGGAATATACCAGCGATTCCGCTTTATTTCAGGATGTATTGGCTGACTTTATTGTCTTTTTAGAAATGGATAAGCGCCGCATTCAGTTAATCGAGCAGCGCACTATCAATGCTGAGGATGGCAAAGCCAAATCAGAATTAGCGCGTAATACAGTACAAAATGCCCTTAACGAAAGGGTTGCTGGAAAATCTTTACCCAAGGTTGTGGTAACACTACTGGAACAGGCCTGGAGTAATGTATTGTTTTTGATTTGCCTGAAAGATGGTGAAGACGACAGCAATTGGCACGAGGCCTTACAGGTCGTCGATGATTTACTGTGGAGCGTTGAACCCATGGAAAATACAGCGGCGCGTCAGCAGCTTCTTACTATGGTGCCACAGTTATTAAAAAATCTAAGGGCAGGCCTGACCAAGATTGCTTATAACCCCTTTGATATGAATCAGCTTTTTACTGATTTGGAAGCTATTCATCTTTCCCAGTTAAAAGAATTAAATACCGTTAAGTTGGAGGTGACTGAGCAAGAGAGCAAAGTGAGAGCAAAGGAAGTTATAGCTCGCCAAACAAAAGCGATAGAAAAAACACTAGATCAGATATTGGAAGAGCGAGATGGAGGTTCGATATCGTTAGAAGCATTGGATGCAGAGCTTGACGAGCAGTTGGCAGGGTTTGATGCATTAGGTGATTTGGTGGCTAAGTCGGTTGATGATACGGCTGAGGCAGCAGATACTGCTGTTGAAGAGCAGGAACATCCAGTAGTAAAAGACGATAAGCTTGCTCGTCATGTGGTGGAAAAGCTAGTCGTCAATGGCGCTAGTGATACTGATAGCGAAGAAGTGATTGACATTAGTTCTGATGATCCCTGTCTGGTAGTGGTGGACAATATGGCTATGGGAAACTGGGTAGAATTGCATCAAGATGATAACAAGAAATTCCGCTGTCGCTTGGCTGCGATTATCCGCAGCACCGGCAAGTATATCTTTGTCAATCGCTCTGGTATGAAGGTTGCTGAATACGATCGTATGTCGCTTGCGCAGGCGATTAAAGAGAGAAAAATCGGCATGCTTGATGAGGGCCTTCTGTTTGATCGAGCCCTTGAGTCAGTTATCGGCAACCTTCGCAATGCAAACAAAACTGGGTCGTGA